The sequence below is a genomic window from Microbacterium sp. cx-55.
ACCCAGATCGAGCGCCATCAGGAGGCCTTCGCGAGTCGAGCGGATGCGTGCGACGCGAGTTCGGCGCCGAGGGCGGCGATGTCCCACGCCCACAGCAGATGGCCGTCGACCAGACCGTACATGCGCGTCGCGGCCGTGTACTCCTTGGCGCTCGCGGAGCGGACGACCGCATCCGTCGCCAGGTCGATGCGCGGCCCGCGGATCTGCCCGAGGTAGAGCTCGCTGACGCCGTCGGCGTGCACGATCGCCGCTTCGATCTCGAAGCCGCCCTCCGCGGTGCGGAGCGCTTCGACGTCGTCGGCCGTACGCTGCGGCGCCGCGCCCCGCCCGGGAAGAAATGCGGGTCCGGCGTCGGCGTCGGTCGCGGGTCGGACGAGTCGCCAGAAGCCGACTT
It includes:
- a CDS encoding FABP family protein codes for the protein MIEIPTDLPADLGPLSWLLGVWEGSGVIDYTAGDERFTGEFSQRVSFSHDGGDAMNYSASAWVEDGDRRVPLVSEVGFWRLVRPATDADAGPAFLPGRGAAPQRTADDVEALRTAEGGFEIEAAIVHADGVSELYLGQIRGPRIDLATDAVVRSASAKEYTAATRMYGLVDGHLLWAWDIAALGAELASHASARLAKAS